The proteins below are encoded in one region of Caulobacter henricii:
- a CDS encoding type II CAAX prenyl endopeptidase Rce1 family protein, producing the protein MGSIWTPAFAGESGVGMAGGLKIYATRLTRSLITLPTGRGWAVCLAISSVTLAGMGLLLGFSTGLYRLTPTQPDLLQRMALVFFIPALGEEIIFRGLLVPALHEKTEAVWPIRISVTLYVFWHVLEALTFLPGAASVFLRPDFLLCCGVLGLGCALMRHITGSLWPAVLLHWALVVIWQTWLGGVSALA; encoded by the coding sequence GTGGGTTCGATCTGGACCCCGGCTTTCGCCGGGGAGAGCGGGGTGGGAATGGCCGGCGGCCTGAAAATCTATGCGACGCGCCTTACCCGGTCCCTCATCACCCTGCCCACAGGCAGGGGCTGGGCGGTCTGTCTCGCCATATCGAGCGTCACCCTCGCCGGCATGGGCCTCCTGTTAGGGTTCTCGACAGGCCTCTATCGCCTGACGCCCACCCAGCCGGACCTGCTGCAGCGCATGGCCCTGGTGTTCTTCATTCCAGCCCTGGGCGAAGAGATCATCTTTCGCGGCCTGCTCGTGCCGGCACTGCACGAGAAGACAGAGGCTGTCTGGCCAATCCGGATTTCAGTGACGCTCTACGTCTTCTGGCATGTCCTTGAGGCCCTGACCTTCTTGCCCGGCGCCGCGAGCGTATTTCTGCGCCCCGACTTCCTGCTGTGCTGCGGCGTGCTGGGCCTGGGCTGCGCCCTCATGCGGCACATCACCGGCTCGCTGTGGCCCGCCGTGCTGCTGCACTGGGCTCTGGTGGTGATCTGGCAGACCTGGCTGGGCGGGGTCAGCGCCCTGGCCTGA
- a CDS encoding cellulase family glycosylhydrolase: MLSRLTMRGSRFVDSDGRHVLLRGVNLGGDCKVPVAPDGHTWRPTEFSDHRTVSFVGRPFPIEEADAHLARIAGWGFNCLRLLTTWEAIEHAGPGDYDDAYLDYFAAVCARAGAHGLYVFIDFHQDVWSRMSGGDGAPGWTFEAVGLDFTKFHAADAAHVMQYRYDPAVGGLQETYPQMSWASNYRMPANGLMWTLFFGGEAFAPDFRIDGVNAGRWLRDRYLGSMRAVAERVADLDHVIGFDTLNEPGSGWIGRTLDDPGRTLSGLAWTPLAGLAAASGHAQTLPFHSFGKGETGRREINPNGVSIWLPGHEDPFRQAGVWDIDDAGQPVALRPDHFAALDGRQISAEKDFMAPFFQEVAATVRGVRDDWLLFAEVDPFAALSGAHGFPDGLPERTVNASHWYDLAALVTKRFDPERSVNPLTGQPLIGRQAIEDAYVSQLSRLRAMGDAIPGGAPTLIGEFGLPFDLNQRGAYDRWAAGEHSEAIWETHVEALSLMYNAMDRLLLSSTQWNYTVSNRNDVAIGDGWNQEDLSIWSSDQATGTQDGGRGVAGFRRPYVRRAQGELLRQCFNAVEGRFSFELRIDPAVSGPTEVFLPRDVFGPQPVVTLAGEEDAQCVHGNQTVTLGFGPSPVLRTISVDIFRRKSPDLQDGSLAVLKPVSR, from the coding sequence ATGTTGTCTCGCCTAACCATGCGGGGGTCGCGGTTCGTCGATTCCGATGGCCGCCACGTCCTGTTGCGTGGGGTGAACCTCGGCGGTGACTGCAAGGTGCCGGTCGCGCCGGACGGCCACACCTGGCGTCCGACCGAGTTCAGCGACCATCGCACGGTCAGCTTTGTAGGGCGGCCCTTTCCGATTGAAGAGGCGGATGCCCACCTGGCCCGGATCGCTGGTTGGGGGTTCAACTGCCTGCGGCTGCTCACGACCTGGGAGGCGATCGAGCATGCCGGTCCGGGCGACTATGACGACGCCTATCTCGACTACTTCGCTGCCGTCTGCGCCAGGGCGGGTGCCCATGGCCTGTATGTCTTCATTGACTTCCACCAGGACGTCTGGAGCCGGATGAGCGGCGGCGACGGCGCGCCGGGCTGGACCTTCGAGGCCGTCGGACTGGACTTTACAAAATTCCACGCCGCCGACGCCGCTCACGTCATGCAGTACCGCTATGACCCGGCTGTCGGCGGTCTCCAGGAAACCTATCCGCAGATGAGCTGGGCCTCCAACTACCGGATGCCCGCCAATGGCTTGATGTGGACGCTGTTCTTCGGCGGGGAGGCGTTTGCGCCTGACTTCCGGATCGACGGGGTCAATGCCGGGCGGTGGCTCCGGGATCGCTACCTCGGATCGATGCGTGCAGTCGCCGAACGGGTGGCCGATCTGGACCATGTGATCGGCTTCGACACACTCAACGAGCCAGGGTCGGGCTGGATTGGTCGGACGCTTGATGATCCGGGCCGCACGCTCTCGGGCCTGGCGTGGACACCGCTCGCCGGTCTCGCCGCCGCCTCGGGTCACGCCCAGACCTTGCCTTTCCACAGCTTCGGCAAGGGCGAGACGGGCCGGCGCGAGATCAACCCAAACGGGGTCTCGATCTGGCTGCCGGGCCACGAGGACCCGTTTCGACAGGCGGGCGTGTGGGACATCGACGACGCGGGGCAACCTGTCGCGCTAAGGCCCGACCATTTCGCGGCCTTGGACGGCCGCCAGATCAGCGCCGAGAAGGATTTCATGGCGCCCTTCTTCCAGGAGGTGGCGGCGACTGTCCGGGGCGTGCGGGACGACTGGCTGCTGTTCGCAGAGGTCGATCCCTTCGCCGCCTTGAGCGGGGCCCATGGGTTCCCGGACGGGCTGCCGGAGCGCACGGTCAACGCCAGTCACTGGTATGATCTCGCCGCCCTGGTCACCAAGCGCTTCGACCCGGAGCGGTCGGTCAATCCGCTGACTGGCCAACCGCTGATCGGGCGACAGGCGATTGAGGACGCTTATGTGAGCCAGCTGTCGCGGCTGAGGGCCATGGGTGACGCTATTCCGGGCGGCGCGCCAACCCTGATCGGCGAGTTCGGTCTGCCCTTCGATCTGAATCAGCGCGGCGCATACGACCGCTGGGCGGCCGGGGAGCACAGCGAGGCCATCTGGGAAACCCATGTCGAAGCGCTGTCGCTGATGTACAATGCGATGGATCGGCTCCTGCTCAGTTCGACACAGTGGAACTACACCGTGTCCAACCGGAATGATGTGGCGATCGGCGATGGTTGGAACCAGGAGGACCTCTCGATCTGGTCATCAGACCAGGCGACAGGCACCCAGGACGGAGGCCGCGGCGTGGCGGGCTTCCGTCGGCCCTATGTGCGCCGCGCCCAGGGCGAGTTGCTGCGCCAGTGCTTCAATGCCGTCGAGGGCCGGTTCTCGTTCGAACTCCGGATCGACCCCGCCGTGTCAGGACCGACGGAGGTCTTCCTGCCGCGTGACGTTTTCGGGCCTCAGCCGGTCGTTACCCTCGCGGGTGAAGAAGACGCCCAATGCGTCCATGGGAATCAGACGGTCACTCTGGGCTTTGGGCCAAGCCCGGTGTTGCGGACCATTTCGGTCGACATCTTCAGGCGCAAAAGTCCGGATCTTCAGGATGGCAGTCTGGCTGTCTTGAAACCGGTGAGCCGCTGA
- a CDS encoding M20 family peptidase, with product MGIAGKAGLTAVGLVLAVAGVVAVRTATFKAPAAVDPASARLAVARPLDVARASANLGQAIRFQTISHQDRADDQPAEWDKLHAWLQTTYPAAHAAMQREVVAEHGLVYTWTGSNPALAPIVLMAHQDVVPVTPGSEGSWTHPPFDGVIADGAVWGRGAIDDKGSLVTLFEAVESLAAGGFKPVRTVIIVSGHDEEVRGTGARAAAALLKSRGIKAQFVLDEGMVVVEDHPVTGKPTAIIGTAEKGYATLKITAPAVGGHSSAPPPETGVATLARAVLAITDKPFPMRFSGPGADMLKSIAPHASPVVKMAAANTWLFAPLLVQVTAKTPAGAAMLHTTIAPTMLKGSPKENVLPQDATAWINYRIAPGDTSDKVMARAKDAVGRLPVELAWTKKPEEPSRVSSTESEAWKTLAGLAADESRAPVVPGLVTAGTDSRYLAPVADDVYRFQPLVLTIDETKMIHGTDEHISLANVERMVRFYQRLVETAATR from the coding sequence ATGGGTATCGCAGGCAAGGCCGGCTTGACGGCCGTGGGACTGGTGCTGGCCGTCGCAGGCGTGGTGGCGGTGCGGACCGCGACCTTCAAGGCTCCGGCGGCCGTGGACCCGGCCAGTGCCAGGCTCGCCGTCGCCCGGCCGCTGGATGTGGCCAGGGCCTCCGCCAATCTGGGTCAGGCCATCCGCTTCCAGACCATCAGCCACCAGGACCGGGCTGACGACCAGCCGGCCGAGTGGGACAAGCTCCACGCCTGGCTGCAGACCACCTATCCCGCCGCCCACGCCGCCATGCAGCGCGAGGTCGTGGCCGAGCACGGTCTGGTCTACACTTGGACCGGATCGAACCCGGCTCTGGCCCCCATCGTGCTGATGGCCCACCAGGACGTGGTGCCGGTCACGCCGGGAAGCGAAGGCTCTTGGACCCATCCGCCGTTCGACGGCGTGATCGCCGACGGCGCGGTCTGGGGCCGGGGCGCGATCGATGACAAGGGCTCGCTGGTCACCCTGTTCGAGGCCGTGGAAAGCCTGGCGGCCGGCGGCTTCAAGCCGGTCCGCACCGTGATCATCGTCAGCGGCCATGACGAGGAGGTGCGCGGCACCGGCGCCCGGGCCGCCGCGGCGCTCCTGAAATCACGCGGGATCAAGGCCCAGTTCGTACTGGACGAGGGCATGGTCGTGGTCGAGGACCACCCCGTCACGGGCAAGCCGACCGCCATCATCGGCACGGCCGAAAAGGGCTATGCGACCCTGAAGATCACCGCCCCGGCCGTGGGCGGCCACTCCTCGGCCCCGCCGCCGGAAACCGGGGTCGCCACCCTGGCCCGCGCGGTACTGGCGATCACCGACAAGCCCTTCCCGATGAGATTCTCCGGCCCCGGGGCCGACATGCTGAAGTCGATCGCCCCGCACGCCTCGCCGGTGGTCAAGATGGCCGCCGCCAATACCTGGCTTTTTGCGCCCCTGCTGGTGCAGGTGACGGCCAAGACACCCGCCGGCGCCGCCATGCTGCATACGACAATCGCGCCGACCATGCTGAAGGGCTCTCCGAAGGAGAATGTCCTGCCGCAGGACGCCACCGCCTGGATCAATTACCGCATCGCGCCCGGCGACACCTCCGACAAGGTCATGGCCCGGGCCAAGGACGCCGTCGGCAGGCTGCCGGTCGAGCTGGCCTGGACCAAGAAGCCGGAAGAGCCTTCCAGGGTCTCGTCGACCGAGTCGGAGGCCTGGAAGACCCTGGCCGGCCTGGCCGCCGACGAAAGCCGCGCGCCGGTGGTTCCGGGCCTGGTCACCGCCGGCACCGACAGCCGCTATCTCGCGCCGGTGGCCGACGACGTCTATCGCTTCCAGCCCCTGGTCCTGACCATCGACGAGACCAAGATGATCCACGGCACCGACGAGCATATCAGCCTGGCCAATGTCGAGCGGATGGTGCGGTTCTATCAGCGCCTGGTCGAAACGGCAGCGACGCGCTAG
- a CDS encoding aromatic ring-hydroxylating oxygenase subunit alpha has protein sequence MPDDASTSQKASAATRFGEGFVMDAWYVAALSPDLKPGKMEHRELLAEPVLLGRTKAGAAYAIRDICPHRAAALSAGKVRTEANGGESIECPYHGWRFGTDGACTAIPSLTADSDLDISKVRVRRYPVVEQQGLVWIWMASDARFDGEPPEGPPVIPGVVGGKPKLVDHLDYDIHIDHAVLGLIDPAHGPYVHQQWWWRTTASQHEKTKRFAPSEAGFTMVRHEPSKNSKAYAILGGEPLTEITFRLPGLRWEHVTVGKKQVLALSAMTPINAGKTRMNQIMWSDHWAFTALYPIIRIAARAFLRQDGYIVGVQSQGLESNPPLMWVGDADQQARWYHQCKREWQASRAEGRAFVNPVKDSVLRWRT, from the coding sequence ATGCCCGACGACGCTTCGACATCCCAAAAGGCTTCCGCCGCCACCCGGTTCGGCGAGGGCTTCGTCATGGACGCCTGGTACGTGGCGGCCCTGTCGCCCGACCTGAAGCCCGGCAAGATGGAACACCGCGAACTGCTGGCCGAGCCGGTGCTGCTGGGCCGCACGAAAGCCGGTGCCGCCTACGCCATTCGCGACATCTGCCCGCACCGCGCCGCCGCCCTCTCGGCCGGCAAGGTCCGGACCGAGGCCAATGGCGGCGAGAGCATCGAGTGCCCCTATCACGGCTGGCGGTTCGGCACGGACGGGGCCTGCACGGCGATCCCGTCCCTGACCGCCGACAGCGATCTGGACATCAGCAAGGTGCGGGTGCGCCGCTATCCGGTGGTCGAGCAGCAGGGCCTGGTCTGGATCTGGATGGCGTCGGACGCCCGCTTTGACGGCGAGCCGCCGGAAGGCCCGCCGGTCATCCCGGGCGTGGTCGGCGGCAAGCCCAAGCTGGTCGACCATCTGGACTATGACATCCATATCGACCACGCGGTGCTGGGCCTGATCGACCCGGCCCACGGCCCCTATGTGCACCAGCAATGGTGGTGGCGGACCACTGCCAGCCAGCACGAGAAGACCAAGCGCTTCGCCCCGTCCGAGGCCGGCTTCACCATGGTGCGGCACGAGCCGTCCAAGAACTCCAAGGCCTATGCCATCCTCGGCGGCGAGCCCCTGACCGAGATCACCTTCCGCCTGCCCGGCCTGCGCTGGGAGCATGTGACGGTCGGCAAAAAGCAGGTGCTGGCCCTGTCGGCCATGACCCCGATCAATGCCGGCAAGACCCGCATGAACCAGATCATGTGGTCCGATCACTGGGCCTTCACCGCCCTCTATCCGATCATCCGCATCGCCGCCCGGGCCTTCCTGCGCCAGGACGGCTATATCGTCGGCGTCCAGAGCCAGGGGCTGGAAAGCAACCCGCCGCTGATGTGGGTGGGCGACGCCGACCAGCAGGCCCGCTGGTATCACCAGTGCAAGCGCGAGTGGCAGGCCAGCCGCGCCGAAGGCCGGGCCTTCGTCAATCCGGTCAAGGACTCCGTCCTGCGGTGGCGCACCTAG